In one window of Leifsonia sp. NPDC080035 DNA:
- a CDS encoding zf-HC2 domain-containing protein: MSHDEFATWDAAYVLGALSPAERRAYEEHLRTCERCGEAVAELAGMPGLLGRVPRELAFAVLEAEPPSDGGVGAEVLPSLLHTARRRRIRSRWITATVAAVAAAVLVGVLAIVLPSVLNSSTSSATTVAMQQVEPSALTADLRLTAEPWGTRIDSRCSYAEVGSGEKGRAWTYAMVVTDRDGRQAQISTWTAEEGSTVVPTATTSVPLADIAAVDIRSAGDGTVLLRSTFG; encoded by the coding sequence ATGAGCCACGACGAGTTCGCGACCTGGGATGCCGCGTATGTGCTCGGAGCCCTCTCACCGGCCGAGCGCAGAGCGTACGAGGAGCATCTGCGCACGTGCGAGCGCTGCGGGGAGGCCGTCGCCGAGCTGGCCGGGATGCCGGGGCTGCTCGGGCGCGTTCCGCGCGAGCTGGCGTTCGCCGTGCTGGAGGCGGAACCGCCGAGCGACGGCGGTGTCGGCGCGGAGGTGCTTCCGAGTCTCCTGCACACCGCGCGGCGCCGTCGCATCCGGTCGCGGTGGATCACCGCGACCGTGGCCGCGGTCGCGGCGGCCGTCCTGGTCGGCGTGCTCGCGATCGTCCTGCCGAGCGTCCTGAACTCATCCACGTCATCGGCGACCACTGTCGCGATGCAGCAGGTCGAGCCCAGCGCCCTCACGGCCGACCTGAGGCTCACGGCGGAGCCGTGGGGGACCAGGATCGACTCCCGGTGCAGCTATGCAGAGGTCGGCTCCGGCGAGAAGGGCCGCGCCTGGACGTACGCGATGGTGGTCACCGACCGCGACGGGCGCCAGGCGCAGATCTCCACGTGGACGGCCGAGGAGGGGAGCACGGTGGTGCCGACCGCCACCACCAGCGTCCCGCTCGCGGACATCGCCGCGGTGGACATCCGCTCGGCGGGCGACGGCACCGTCCTGCTCCGCTCCACCTTCGGCTAG
- a CDS encoding acyl-CoA thioesterase II: MTEPLASLLTALDLTDTGARTSEDIFTGPSQWMPLGRVFGGQVLAQSIVAATRTVSDERSIHSMHGYFLRPGDVNLPITFSVDRIHDGRSFSTRRTQAYQNGLPILSMIASYQDEDEGLEHQVTMPEGLPEPDELPSSATTLEDVEHPVAQYWASQRPFDMRHVSSPVYLSVEGEHVAHQAVWFRSIGDLPDDPALHRAALAYASDYTIMEPVMRRHGVAWATPGLKAASLDHAMWWHRFARVDEWLLYVQESPSASGGRGLSLGRIFSRDGRLVASVAQEAMVRVPDAR, translated from the coding sequence GTGACCGAGCCCTTGGCTTCCCTGCTCACCGCACTCGATCTGACCGACACCGGCGCACGCACCAGCGAGGACATCTTCACCGGTCCATCCCAGTGGATGCCGCTGGGCCGCGTGTTCGGCGGCCAGGTGCTCGCCCAGTCCATCGTCGCCGCGACGCGCACGGTCTCCGACGAGCGCAGCATCCACTCGATGCACGGCTACTTCCTGCGGCCGGGCGACGTGAACCTGCCGATCACGTTCTCCGTCGACCGCATCCACGACGGCCGGTCGTTCTCCACCCGGCGCACGCAGGCGTACCAGAACGGCCTGCCGATCCTGTCGATGATCGCGTCGTACCAGGACGAGGACGAGGGACTCGAGCACCAGGTGACCATGCCGGAGGGGCTGCCGGAGCCGGACGAGCTGCCCAGCTCGGCGACGACGCTCGAGGACGTGGAGCATCCGGTCGCGCAGTACTGGGCCAGCCAGCGTCCGTTCGACATGCGGCACGTGTCGTCGCCGGTCTACCTGTCGGTGGAGGGCGAGCACGTCGCGCACCAAGCGGTCTGGTTCCGCTCCATCGGCGACCTGCCGGACGACCCCGCGTTGCACCGCGCCGCCCTCGCGTACGCGAGCGACTACACGATCATGGAGCCGGTCATGCGCCGGCACGGCGTCGCCTGGGCAACGCCGGGCCTGAAGGCCGCGAGCCTGGACCACGCGATGTGGTGGCACCGGTTCGCGCGCGTGGACGAGTGGCTGCTCTACGTGCAGGAGTCGCCGAGCGCCAGCGGCGGCCGCGGCCTCTCCCTCGGCAGGATCTTCAGCCGCGACGGCCGGCTGGTCGCGAGCGTGGCGCAGGAGGCGATGGTCCGCGTCCCCGACGCGCGCTGA
- a CDS encoding sigma-70 family RNA polymerase sigma factor: protein MPDEDARLLRELHDQHAQAVWRYVVHLTGDRAMADDVVQETLLRAWRRPAVLDQSQQSARAWLFTVARNIVIDDRRSAHAQHEYGTDTLPERPAATDEADAVLDAWLVSDALAELSAEHRAVIVHAYYGGRSIAEIARELDIPEGTVKSRLHYGLRAMRLALQERGVTER from the coding sequence ATGCCGGACGAGGACGCGCGACTGCTGCGCGAACTGCACGACCAGCACGCACAGGCCGTGTGGCGCTACGTCGTGCACCTCACCGGCGACCGCGCCATGGCCGATGACGTCGTGCAGGAGACGCTGCTCCGCGCCTGGAGGAGACCGGCGGTCCTCGACCAGTCGCAGCAGTCTGCGCGCGCCTGGCTGTTCACGGTCGCCCGCAACATCGTCATCGACGACAGGCGGAGCGCCCACGCGCAGCACGAATACGGCACGGACACCCTCCCGGAACGCCCCGCCGCCACCGACGAGGCGGACGCGGTGCTCGACGCCTGGCTGGTCTCCGACGCCCTCGCCGAGCTCTCGGCAGAGCACAGGGCGGTCATCGTCCACGCGTACTACGGCGGCCGGTCGATCGCCGAGATCGCTCGCGAGCTCGACATCCCGGAAGGCACCGTCAAATCGAGGCTGCACTACGGACTGCGGGCCATGCGGCTCGCCCTGCAGGAGAGAGGAGTGACCGAGCGATGA